The proteins below come from a single Vanessa atalanta chromosome 21, ilVanAtal1.2, whole genome shotgun sequence genomic window:
- the LOC125072466 gene encoding mucin-2-like isoform X1 has protein sequence MHIATLIALVQLSLATAVSDVGTLTAAELNLELAGDGLSPFFEDSSGETGVNFVRGSRAADSPLSPDIDVQCSADYIQVTVEFSDIYDGIIYSKGFLNDPKCKYVSSGGSQSRYSFRVPLNGCGSRPLCNACGTIDNVLVFQGDELVQGSYDFARKVSCAGTALEVSTGVKKEQSHVLKLKPFMVDMLDVVAVQGPAGGVECWMDIQKGVFPQTTPLENSIKIGEYLTILIYLKDIRNQFNLKIHDCWAYDNEDYDSSKTNKIQLTDKDGCPKKKKFIDSWQKSTNTGKSGATLIAYSKISAFRFPETDQVYLTCNVELCTSNCDASCNGIIKEITTVIPDTKCYPGSTDPLCSRPTTTAQPNCFSGNNDPRCPKLITPPPPNCFPGNNDPRCPKPTTTAPPRCFPGSNDPRCPKPTIATPNCYPGNTDPRCPRPTTPEAPRCFPGSTDPRCPKPTSPAPPRCFPGSTDPRCPSPSTTLPPKPLCYPGSPDPTCPQTPKPTSLTPPTYLPPSTEIPKCYPGSTDARCPKPTTPASPNCFPGNSDPRCPKPTTPAPPNCYPGNTDPRCPRPTTPEAPRCFPGSTDSRCPKPTTQVPPKCFPGSSDPRCPKPTKQAPPNCFPGNTDPRCPKPTTPEAPRCFPGSTDTRCPKPTTPAPPNCYPGNTDSRCPRPSTPEAPKCFPGNTDPRCPKPTTPEAPRCYPGSTDTRCPKPTTPAPPRCFPGSSDPRCPKPTTPTPPNCYPGNTDPRCPQPTTPEAPRCFPGSTDARCPQPTTPEAPRCFPGSTDARCPKPTTPAAPRCYPGSTDPRCPKPTTPSPTKTVCYPGSPDPKCPQPPRPTTLTPPTYLPPSTEIPNCYPGNTDPRCPKPTTPEAPRCFPGSTDTRCPQPTTPSPPRCFPGSSDPRCPKPTTPAPPNCYPGNTDPRCPKPTTPEAPRCFPGSTDTRCPKPTTPAPPRCFPGSSDPRCPKPTTPAPPNCYPGNSDPRCPKPTTPAAPRCYPGSTDPRCPKPTTPSPTKPVCYPGSPDPKCPQPPRPTTLTPPTYLPPSTEIPKCYPGSTDARCPKPTTPAPPRCFPGSSDPRCPKPTTPAPPNCYPGNTDSRCPKPTTPEAPRCFPGSTDARCPQPTTPAPPRCFPGSTDPRCPKPTTPAPPNCYPGNTDPRCPKPTTPESPRCFPGSTDARCPQPTTPSPPRCFPGSSDPRCPKPTTPAPPNCYPGNTDTRCPKPTTPEAPRCFPGSTDARCPKPTTPAPPRCFPGSSDPRCPKPTTPAPPNCYPGNTDPRCPKPTTPTAPRCYPGSTDPRCPKPTTPSPTKPVCYPGSPDPKCPQPPRPTTLTPPTYLPPSTEIPKCYPGSTDARCPKPTTPAPPRCFPGSNDPRCPKPTTPEAPRCFPGSSDPRCPKPTTPAPPNCYPGNTDPRCPKPTTPEAPRCFPGSTDARCPKPTTPAPPRCFPGSSDPRCPKPTTPAPPNCYPGNTDPRCPKPTTPEAPRCFPGSTDARCPKPTTPAPPRCFPGSSDPRCPKPTTPAPPNCYPGNTDPRCPKPTTPEAPRCFPGSTDARCPKPTTPAPPRCFPGSSDPRCPKPTTPAPPNCYPGNTDPRCPKPTTPEAPRCFPGSTDARCPKPTTPAPPRCFPGSNDPRCPKPTTPEAPRCFPGSSDPRCPKPTTPAPPNCYPGNTDPRCPKPTTPEAPRCFPGSTDARCPKPTTPAPPRCFPGSSDPRCPKPTTPAPPNCYPGNTDPRCPKPTTPEAPRCFPGSTDARCPQPTTPAPPRCFPGSSDPRCPKPTTPAPPNCYPGNTDPRCPKPTTPAAPRCYPGSTDPRCPKPTTPPPTKPVCYPGSPDPKCPQPPRPTTLTPPTYLPPSTEIPKCYPGSTDARCPKPTTPAPPRCFPGSSDPRCPKPTTPAPPNCYPGNTDSRCPKPTTPEAPRCFPGSTDARCPKPTTPAPPRCFPGSNDPRCPRPTTPEPPRCFPGSSDPRCPKPTTPAPPNCYPGNTDPRCPKPTTPEAPRCFPGSTDARCPKPTTPAPPRCFPGSSDPRCPKPTTPAPPNCYPGNTDPRCPKPTTPEAPRCFPGSTDARCPKPTTPAPPRCFPGSNDPRCPKPTTPEAPRCFPGSSDPRCPKPTTPAPPNCYPGNTDPRCPKPTTPEAPRCFPGSTDARCPQPTTPAPPRCFPGSSDPRCPKPTTPASPNCYPGNTDPRCPKPTTPAAPSCYPGSTDPRCPKPTTPSPTKPVCYPGSPDPKCPQPPRPTTLTPPTYLPPSTEIPKCYPGSTDARCPQPTTPSPPKCFPGSDDPRCPKPTTPQAPRCYPGSSDPRCPKPTTPEAPRCYPGSSDPRCPKPTTPEAPRCYPGSSDPRCPKPTTPEAPRCFPGSTDARCPKPTTPAPPRCYPGSSDPRCPKPTTPEAPRCYPGSTDPRCPQPTKKPSTPSSCYPGSKDPKCPQPFAPSSTNPPSTYLPPFPLENEVKSPRVNRLAIKSFDYYDSQAEIDNFDSSRTKPKTRNVRDVSNSLYDEFPISLEYSAIVGSVMFVILSLGVTLFIYKNKASLKRKENVAITNTHPC, from the exons ATGCACATAGCGACACTGATTGCACTCGTGCAG CTGTCGCTCGCTACAGCTGTTTCAGATGTCGGAACGCTCACCGCAGCCGAGCTGAACCTTGAGCTGGCTGGAGATGGTTTATCACCATTTTTCGAAGATTCAAGTGGTGAAACCGGAGTCAATTTCGTGAGGGGTTCAAGAGCTGCAGATTCACCGCTGTCACCAGATATTGACGTACAATGTTCAGCAGATTATATTCAAGTCACGGTTGAATTCTCTGACATATACGATGGAATAATTTACAGCAAGGGCTTCCTGAATGATCCCAAATGCAA ATACGTATCTTCCGGAGGCAGCCAATCTCGGTACTCTTTCCGAGTGCCATTGAATGGCTGTGGAAGCCGACCACTTTGCAATGCTTGCGGCACCATCGACAACGTCCTCGTGTTCCAAGGAGACGAATTAGTGCAAGGATCTTATGATTTCGCTAGAAAG GTATCATGTGCTGGAACTGCTCTAGAAGTTTCGACTGGTGTCAAAAAGGAACAATCACATGTTCTAAAGCTAAAGCCTTTTATGGTTGACATGCTCGATGTAGTGGCAGTACAAGGACCGGCCGGTGGTGTAGAATGCTGGATGGATATTCAGAAAGGAGTTTTCCCTCaa acaaCTCCGTTGGAAAATTCGATTAAAATCGGCGAATATCTCACCATccttatttatttgaaagatatcagaaatcaatttaatcttaaaattcaCGATTGTTGGGCTTATGATAATGAAGATTATGATAGTTCGAAGAcgaataaaattcaattgacTGACAAAGATGGTTGCCCCAA gaAAAAGAAATTCATCGACTCATGGCAAAAATCTACAAATACTGGAAAATCTGGTGCAACATTGATTGCTTACAGCAAAATAAGTGCTTTCCGTTTTCCGGAAACTGATCAAGTCTATCTGACTTGTAATGTTGAG ctATGCACAAGCAACTGTGATGCAAGCTGTAATGGAATTATAAAGGAAATAACAACTGTTATACCAGACACGAAATGTTATCCCGGATCTACTGATCCTCTTTGTTCAAGACCAACAACTACTGCACAGCCAAACTGTTTCTCTGGCAACAATGACCCACGTTGCCCTAAGCTGATAACACCTCCACCACCTAACTGCTTCCCAGGCAACAATGACCCACGTTGCCCAAAACCAACAACAACTGCTCCTCCAAGATGCTTCCCTGGCAGCAACGATCCCCGTTGTCCTAAACCAACTATAGCTACACCTAATTGTTACCCCGGTAATACAGATCCTCGTTGCCCAAGGCCTACTACACCTGAGGCACCAAGGTGCTTCCCTGGCAGTACAGACCCGCGTTGCCCGAAACCAACATCGCCTGCACCACCCAGATGCTTCCCAGGAAGTACTGATCCACGTTGCCCAAGTCCTTCAACTACTTTACCTCCAAAACCATTATGTTATCCTGGATCACCAGATCCAACATGCCCACAAACCCCTAAGCCAACATCTCTCACACCACCTACTTATTTACCTCCATCCACGGAAATACCGAAATGCTATCCGGGCTCGACAGACGCTCGTTGTCCAAAACCCACAACTCCCGCTTCCCCAAATTGCTTCCCTGGTAACAGTGATCCCCGATGTCCGAAGCCAACAACACCAGCACCACCTAACTGCTACCCTGGAAATACTGACCCACGTTGCCCAAGGCCTACGACACCTGAGGCACCGAGATGTTTTCCTGGTAGCACAGATTCACGATGTCCTAAGCCGACAACTCAAGTTCCACCAAAATGCTTCCCTGGCAGTAGTGATCCCCGTTGTCCCAAACCAACTAAACAAGCACCACCGAACTGCTTCCCAGGCAACACAGATCCACGTTGCCCTAAACCCACAACACCTGAAGCACCGAGATGTTTTCCTGGAAGTACAGACACTCGTTGTCCTAAACCAACAACTCCTGCACCTCCGAACTGCTACCCCGGTAATACAGACTCACGTTGCCCAAGGCCTTCAACGCCTGAGGCACCAAAGTGTTTCCCTG GAAACACAGATCCACGTTGCCCTAAACCTACAACACCTGAAGCACCGAGATGTTACCCTGGAAGTACAGACACTCGTTGTCCTAAACCAACAACTCCTGCTCCTCCGAGGTGTTTCCCTGGCAGCAGCGATCCTCGTTGCCCTAAACCAACTACACCTACACCTCCGAACTGCTACCCCGGTAATACAGACCCACGATGCCCACAGCCTACAACGCCCGAGGCCCCAAGGTGTTTCCCTGGTAGCACAGATGCACGTTGCCCTCAACCCACTACGCCTGAGGCGCCCAGATGTTTCCCTGGTAGTACAGATGCTCGCTGCCCCAAACCTACAACACCTGCTGCACCGAGGTGCTATCCTGGCAGTACTGATCCGCGTTGTCCAAAACCTACAACTCCTTCACCTACCAAAACAGTCTGTTATCCTGGGTCACCCGACCCGAAGTGCCCACAGCCTCCTAGGCCTACAACTCTAACACCACCTACTTACTTGCCCCCATCCACAGAAATACCTAA CTGCTATCCTGGAAACACAGATCCACGTTGCCCTAAGCCCACAACACCTGAAGCACCGAGATGTTTCCCCGGAAGTACAGACACTCGTTGTCCTCAACCAACAACTCCATCACCTCCAAGATGCTTCCCTGGTAGCAGCGATCCTAGGTGCCCCAAGCCAACAACACCTGCACCACCTAACTGCTATCCTGGAAACACAGATCCCCGTTGCCCTAAGCCCACAACACCTGAAGCACCGAGATGTTTCCCTGGAAGTACAGACACTCGTTGTCCTAAACCAACGACTCCAGCACCTCCAAGATGCTTCCCTGGGAGCAGCGATCCTAGATGCCCTAAGCCAACAACACCTGCACCACCTAACTGCTATCCTGGAAACTCAGATCCACGCTGCCCCAAACCTACAACACCTGCTGCACCAAGGTGCTATCCTGGTAGTACTGATCCGCGTTGTCCAAAACCTACAACGCCTTCACCTACCAAACCAGTCTGTTATCCTGGGTCACCCGACCCAAAGTGCCCACAGCCTCCTAGGCCTACTACTCTAACACCACCTACTTACTTGCCCCCATCCACAGAAATACCTAAATGCTATCCGGGCTCGACAGACGCTCGTTGTCCTAAACCAACAACTCCTGCTCCTCCGAGATGTTTCCCCGGTAGCAGTGATCCTCGATGCCCTAAGCCTACAACACCAGCACCACCTAACTGCTACCCAGGAAATACTGATTCACGCTGCCCTAAGCCTACAACACCTGAAGCACCGAGATGTTTCCCTGGAAGCACAGACGCTCGTTGTCCTCAACCAACAACTCCAGCACCTCCAAGATGCTTCCCTGGTAGCACCGATCCTAG ATGCCCTAAGCCAACAACACCTGC ACCACCTAACTGCTATCCTGGAAACACAGATCCCCGTTGCCCTAAGCCCACAACACCTGAATCACCGAGATGTTTTCCCGGAAGTACAGACGCTCGTTGTCCTCAACCAACAACTCCATCACCTCCAAGATGCTTCCCTGGTAGCAGCGATCCTAGGTGCCCCAAGCCAACAACACCTGCACCACCTAACTGCTATCCTGGAAACACAGATACACGTTGTCCTAAGCCCACCACACCTGAAGCACCGAGATGTTTCCCTGGAAGTACAGACGCTCGTTGTCCTAAACCAACGACTCCAGCACCTCCAAGATGCTTCCCTGGGAGCAGCGATCCTAGATGCCCTAAGCCAACAACACCTGCACCACCTAACTGCTATCCTGGAAACACAGATCCACGCTGCCCAAAACCTACAACACCTACTGCACCAAGGTGCTATCCTGGCAGTACTGATCCACGTTGTCCAAAACCTACAACTCCTTCACCTACCAAACCAGTCTGTTATCCTGGGTCACCCGACCCGAAGTGCCCACAGCCTCCTAGGCCTACTACTCTAACACCACCTACTTACTTGCCCCCATCCACAGAAATACCTAAATGCTATCCGGGCTCCACAGACGCTCGTTGTCCAAAACCAACAACTCCTGCACCTCCAAGATGCTTCCCTGGTAGTAATGATCCTCGCTGCCCTAAACCTACGACACCCGAAGCTCCAAGATGTTTCCCTGGTAGCAGCGATCCTCGATGCCCTAAGCCAACAACACCAGCACCACCTAACTGCTACCCAGGAAACACAGATCCACGTTGCCCTAAACCCACAACACCTGAAGCGCCAAGATGTTTCCCTGGAAGCACAGATGCTCGTTGTCCTAAACCGACAACTCCTGCACCTCCGAGATGCTTCCCTGGTAGCAGTGATCCTAGATGCCCTAAGCCAACAACACCTGCACCACCTAACTGCTATCCTGGAAACACAGATCCCCGTTGCCCTAAGCCCACAACACCTGAAGCACCGAGATGTTTCCCTGGAAGTACAGATGCTCGTTGTCCTAAACCAACAACTCCCGCACCTCCGAGATGCTTCCCTG GTAGCAGCGATCCTCGATGCCCTAAGCCAACAACACCGGCACCACCTAACTGCTATCCAGGAAACACAGATCCACGTTGCCCTAAACCCACAACACCTGAAGCTCCAAGATGTTTCCCTGGAAGCACAGATGCTCGTTGTCCTAAACCGACAACTCCTGCACCTCCGAGATGCTTCCCTGGTAGCAGTGATCCTAGATGCCCTAAGCCAACAACACCTGCACCACCTAACTGCTATCCTGGAAACACAGATCCCCGTTGCCCTAAGCCCACAACACCTGAAGCACCGAGATGTTTCCCTGGAAGTACAGATGCTCGTTGTCCTAAACCAACAACTCCCGCACCTCCGAGATGCTTCCCTGGTAGTAATGATCCTCGCTGCCCTAAACCTACGACACCTGAAGCTCCAAGATGTTTCCCTGGTAGCAGCGATCCTCGATGCCCTAAGCCAACAACACCGGCACCACCTAACTGCTATCCAGGAAACACAGATCCACGTTGCCCTAAACCCACAACACCTGAAGCTCCAAGATGTTTCCCTGGAAGCACAGACGCTCGTTGTCCTAAGCCGACAACTCCTGCACCTCCAAGATGCTTCCCTGGTAGCAGTGATCCTAGATGCCCTAAGCCAACAACACCTGCACCACCTAATTGCTATCCAGGAAACACAGATCCCCGTTGCCCTAAACCCACAACACCTGAAGCTCCGAGATGTTTCCCTGGAAGCACAGACGCTCGTTGTCCTCAACCAACGACTCCTGCACCTCCAAGATGCTTCCCTGGGAGCAGCGATCCTAGATGCCCTAAGCCAACAACACCTGCACCACCTAACTGCTATCCTGGAAACACAGATCCACGCTGCCCCAAACCTACAACACCTGCTGCACCAAGGTGCTATCCTGGCAGTACTGATCCACGTTGTCCAAAACCTACAACTCCTCCACCTACCAAACCAGTCTGTTATCCTGGGTCACCCGACCCGAAGTGCCCACAGCCTCCTAGGCCTACTACTCTAACACCACCTACTTACTTGCCCCCATCCACAGAAATACCTAAATGCTATCCGGGCTCGACAGACGCTCGTTGTCCTAAACCAACAACTCCTGCTCCTCCGAGATGTTTCCCTGGTAGCAGTGATCCTCGATGCCCTAAGCCTACAACACCAGCACCACCTAACTGCTACCCAGGAAATACTGATTCACGCTGCCCTAAGCCCACAACGCCTGAAGCACCGAGATGTTTCCCTGGAAGTACAGATGCTCGTTGTCCAAAACCAACAACTCCTGCACCTCCAAGATGCTTCCCTGGTAGTAATGATCCTCGCTGCCCTAGACCTACGACACCCGAACCTCCAAGATGTTTCCCTGGTAGCAGCGATCCTCGATGCCCTAAGCCAACAACACCAGCACCACCTAACTGCTACCCAGGAAACACAGATCCACGTTGCCCTAAACCCACAACACCTGAAGCGCCAAGATGTTTCCCTGGAAGCACAGATGCTCGTTGTCCTAAACCGACAACTCCTGCACCTCCGAGATGCTTCCCTGGTAGCAGTGATCCTAGATGCCCTAAGCCAACAACACCTGCACCACCTAACTGCTATCCTGGAAACACAGATCCCCGTTGCCCTAAGCCCACAACACCTGAAGCACCGAGATGTTTCCCTGGAAGTACAGATGCTCGTTGTCCTAAACCAACAACTCCCGCACCTCCGAGATGCTTCCCTGGTAGTAATGATCCTCGCTGCCCTAAACCTACGACACCTGAAGCTCCAAGATGTTTCCCTGGTAGCAGCGATCCTCGATGCCCTAAGCCAACAACACCAGCACCACCTAACTGCTACCCAGGGAACACAGATCCACGTTGCCCTAAACCCACAACACCTGAAGCGCCAAGATGTTTCCCTGGAAGCACAGACGCTCGTTGTCCTCAACCAACAACTCCAGCACCTCCAAGATGCTTCCCTGGTAGCAGCGATCCTAGATGCCCTAAGCCAACAACACCAGCATCACCTAACTGCTATCCTGGAAACACAGATCCACGCTGCCCCAAACCTACAACACCTGCTGCACCAAGCTGCTATCCTGGCAGTACTGATCCGCGTTGTCCAAAACCTACAACTCCTTCACCTACGAAACCAGTCTGTTATCCTGGGTCACCCGACCCAAAGTGCCCACAGCCTCCTAGGCCTACTACTCTAACACCACCTACTTACTTGCCCCCATCCACAGAAATACCTAAATGCTATCCGGGCTCGACAGATGCTCGTTGTCCTCAACCAACAACTCCTTCTCCTCCAAAATGCTTCCCCGGTAGTGATGACCCCCGCTGCCCTAAGCCTACTACACCTCAAGCTCCCAGATGTTACCCTGGCAGTAGTGACCCTCGCTGCCCTAAGCCTACTACACCTGAAGCTCCCAGATGTTACCCCGGTAGTAGTGACCCTCGCTGCCCTAAGCCTACTACACCTGAAGCTCCCAGATGTTACCCCGGTAGTAGTGATCCTCGCTGCCCTAAACCTACGACACCTGAAGCGCCGAGATGTTTCCCTGGTAGTACAGACGCTCGTTGTCCTAAACCAACAACTCCTGCTCCTCCGAGATGTTACCCCGGAAGTAGTGACCCTCGCTGCCCTAAACCCACCACACCTGAAGCTCCAAGATGCTACCCCGGTAGCACTGATCCTCGCTGTCCTCAACCAACTAAAAAGCCCTCAACACCAAGTTCATGTTATCCTGGTTCTAAAGACCCCAAATGTCCGCAACCATTCGCACCTAGTAGTACAAACCCACCTTCGACTTACTTGCCACCATTTCCTCTAGAAAATGAAGTAAAATCTCCGCGCGTGAATAGATTAGCTATAAAAAGCTTCGATTATTACGATTCACAGGCTGAAATAG ATAACTTTGATTCCTCACGAACGAAACCAAAAACAAGAAACGTTAGGGACGTAAGCAATTCCTTATACGACGAGTTTCCGATATCCTTAGAGTACTCAGCAATTGTAGGGTCTGtcatgtttgtaattttatcattaggtgtaactctttttatatataaaaacaaggcGAGCCTTAAACGAAAAGAAAATGTAGCAATTACAAATACTCATCCTTGCTAA